The Nocardia arthritidis genome has a window encoding:
- the hrpA gene encoding ATP-dependent RNA helicase HrpA — translation MTRTADASLRELRTRLAAVSLRDEHRLRRRLDRARGGDLTGIAAEIAAAEQRIEARRAAVPEIRYPEQLPVSARRDDIAAAISEHQVVIVAGETGSGKTTQIPKICLELGRGIRGTIGHTQPRRLAARTVAERIAEELGTELGDIVGYTVRFTDQASEHTLIKLMTDGILLAEIQRDRLLRRYDTIIIDEAHERSLNIDFLLGYLKQLLPRRPDLKVIITSATIDPELFARHFAAEDGTPAPIVEVSGRSYPVEIRYRPLSLELPATDDPDDEDTRVVDRDPTDAIGDAVAELFAEGDGDVLVFLSGEREIRDTADALRDLKLPRTEILPLYARLSAAEQHRVFQSHTGRRVVLATNVAETSLTVPGIRYVIDPGTARISRYSMRTKVQRLPIEPISQASARQRSGRCGRVADGIAIRLYAEDDFEARPAFTEPEILRTNLAAVILQMTALGLGDIEGFPFVEAPDRRAIRDGIALLEELGALARQGSGKRAAATDSEPEPRTDDAAGGLTLTPIGREMAQLPVDPRMARMLVEANRAGCLAEVLIIVAALSIQDVRERPAEFQQAADAKHARFTVENSDFLAYLRLWDYLTEQRKSLSSNQFRRMCRDEFLHYLRIREWQDLHGQLRTITRGLGWSIQGPDDETDRRSKDSAGRSAKTPDRAGRGRRPSRADNRESDGGTVDSADLPWDATSIHQALLSGMLSHIGVREAESREFLGARNAKFMIFPGSALAKKPPRWVMAAELVETSRLWGRMAARVEPEWAERLAGDLVKRTYSEPHWSAKRGAARAYERVTLYGVPLVTGRPVDYGRIDAELSRELFIRHALVQGEWQTRHEFFHRNRELLDDVADLEHRARRRDILVDDEVLFEFYDRRLPAEIVSVRHFDSWWRTARRKDPALLDFSTDTVVNEGAATLDPADFPDAWRQGELSFPLTYQFEPGNADDGVTVHIPIAQLAHVRAVGFDWLVPGMREELAAALIKTLPKTLRRSVVPAPDFAAAALAALTPRAEPLRTGLARELSRLGSVTITANDLDPAALPDHLRMTFAASDASGAVVARGKSLAQLKTQLAEQVSASVARATAGAERAPATVWTTESLGRLDETVRREAGGQTVTGYPALVPEGDGVAVRVLSSPAAQANAMRAGTRALVLHAIPTSARTVTAGLPPTDRLALSQNPYGSLDALVEDCRAAAADELIAAAGGPVRDPERFDALVARIRPELTSAVAAIVRLAVPVLAAAHQVSSALTRTAEQDIADDVRHQLADLVFPGFISEWGTARLRELPRYLQAALIRLESLPGSAVRDRQGMAELDRVLAAYDRLVANLPEPRRNSPAIGEIWWMIEEFRVSLFAQRLGTPYPVSAKRIERAIAAVR, via the coding sequence ATGACCAGGACAGCCGACGCGAGTCTCCGCGAGCTTCGTACCCGCCTGGCCGCCGTATCCCTGCGCGACGAACACCGGTTGCGCCGACGCCTGGACCGCGCCCGCGGCGGCGACCTCACCGGTATCGCGGCGGAGATCGCGGCCGCCGAGCAGCGGATCGAGGCCCGCCGAGCAGCGGTACCCGAAATCCGTTATCCGGAACAGCTACCCGTCTCGGCGCGCCGGGACGATATCGCCGCGGCCATCAGCGAACACCAGGTGGTGATCGTCGCGGGCGAGACCGGCTCCGGCAAGACCACCCAGATCCCGAAGATCTGTCTCGAACTCGGGCGCGGCATCCGCGGCACCATCGGCCACACCCAGCCGCGCAGGCTGGCCGCCCGCACCGTCGCCGAACGCATCGCCGAGGAGTTGGGCACCGAACTCGGCGATATCGTCGGCTACACCGTCCGCTTCACCGATCAGGCCTCCGAGCACACGCTGATCAAGCTGATGACCGACGGCATCCTGCTCGCCGAGATTCAGCGCGACCGGCTGCTGCGCCGCTACGACACGATCATCATCGACGAGGCGCACGAGCGCAGCCTGAATATCGACTTCCTGCTCGGCTACCTCAAACAGTTGTTGCCGCGCAGGCCGGATCTCAAGGTGATCATCACCTCGGCGACCATCGATCCCGAGCTGTTCGCCAGGCATTTCGCCGCCGAGGACGGTACGCCCGCGCCCATCGTCGAGGTATCGGGGCGGTCATATCCGGTCGAAATCCGTTACCGCCCACTGTCGTTGGAACTACCCGCCACCGACGATCCGGACGACGAGGACACCCGCGTCGTCGACCGCGATCCGACCGACGCCATCGGTGACGCGGTGGCCGAACTGTTCGCCGAGGGCGACGGCGATGTGCTGGTGTTCCTCTCCGGCGAACGCGAAATCCGGGACACCGCGGACGCTTTGCGCGATCTGAAGCTGCCGCGCACCGAGATCCTGCCGCTCTATGCCCGGCTCTCGGCCGCCGAACAGCACCGAGTGTTCCAGTCGCACACCGGACGTCGCGTGGTGCTGGCCACCAACGTCGCCGAGACCTCGCTCACCGTTCCCGGCATCCGATACGTCATCGATCCCGGTACCGCCCGCATATCACGCTATTCGATGCGCACCAAGGTGCAGCGGCTGCCGATCGAGCCGATCTCGCAGGCCTCGGCCCGGCAGCGCTCGGGCCGCTGCGGGCGCGTCGCCGACGGTATCGCGATCCGCCTCTACGCCGAGGACGATTTCGAGGCCAGGCCCGCCTTCACCGAACCGGAGATCCTGCGCACCAACCTCGCCGCCGTCATCCTCCAGATGACCGCGCTCGGGCTCGGCGATATCGAGGGTTTCCCGTTCGTCGAGGCGCCGGATCGGCGAGCGATCCGGGACGGCATCGCGCTGCTGGAGGAATTGGGCGCGCTGGCCCGGCAGGGCTCCGGAAAACGCGCCGCGGCAACCGATTCGGAGCCCGAGCCGCGAACCGATGATGCGGCAGGCGGGCTGACGCTGACACCGATCGGCCGGGAAATGGCGCAGCTGCCGGTGGATCCGCGGATGGCGCGAATGCTGGTCGAGGCGAACCGCGCGGGCTGCCTGGCCGAGGTGCTGATCATCGTGGCCGCGCTATCCATTCAGGACGTGCGGGAACGTCCGGCGGAATTCCAGCAGGCCGCCGACGCCAAACACGCCCGATTCACCGTCGAGAATTCCGATTTCCTGGCCTACCTGCGGCTGTGGGACTATCTGACCGAACAGCGGAAATCGCTGTCGTCCAATCAATTCCGGCGCATGTGCCGGGACGAGTTCCTGCACTACCTGCGCATCCGCGAATGGCAGGACCTGCACGGCCAGCTGCGCACCATCACCAGGGGCCTCGGCTGGTCGATCCAGGGTCCGGACGACGAAACCGACCGCCGGTCAAAGGATTCCGCGGGCCGATCGGCGAAAACGCCGGACCGCGCCGGGCGGGGCCGTCGGCCGTCCCGCGCCGACAACCGCGAATCCGACGGCGGCACAGTCGATTCGGCCGACCTGCCCTGGGATGCGACGTCCATCCATCAGGCGCTGCTATCCGGCATGCTGTCGCATATCGGCGTCCGTGAGGCCGAGTCCAGGGAGTTCCTCGGCGCGCGCAACGCCAAGTTCATGATCTTCCCGGGTTCGGCGCTGGCCAAGAAACCCCCGCGCTGGGTGATGGCCGCCGAACTGGTGGAGACCTCGCGGCTGTGGGGCCGGATGGCGGCCAGGGTCGAACCGGAGTGGGCCGAGCGGCTCGCGGGCGATCTCGTCAAACGCACCTATTCCGAACCGCATTGGTCGGCCAAGCGCGGCGCGGCCCGCGCCTACGAGCGGGTGACCCTCTACGGCGTGCCGTTGGTGACCGGCAGGCCGGTGGATTACGGCCGCATCGATGCGGAACTGTCCCGTGAACTGTTCATCCGGCATGCGCTGGTGCAGGGCGAATGGCAGACCAGACACGAGTTCTTCCACCGCAATCGCGAATTGCTGGACGATGTCGCGGATCTGGAGCATCGCGCCCGCCGCCGCGACATCCTGGTCGACGACGAGGTGCTGTTCGAGTTCTACGACCGGCGGCTTCCGGCCGAGATCGTCTCGGTGCGGCACTTCGACAGCTGGTGGCGCACCGCGCGACGCAAAGATCCCGCGCTGCTGGACTTCTCGACCGATACGGTGGTGAACGAGGGCGCGGCGACGCTGGATCCGGCGGACTTCCCCGACGCCTGGCGGCAGGGTGAGCTCAGCTTCCCGCTCACCTACCAGTTCGAGCCCGGCAATGCCGACGACGGTGTGACCGTGCACATTCCGATAGCGCAGCTGGCACACGTGCGGGCGGTCGGCTTCGACTGGCTGGTGCCGGGTATGCGCGAGGAGCTCGCCGCGGCGCTGATCAAAACCTTGCCGAAGACGCTGCGCCGCAGCGTGGTTCCCGCGCCCGACTTCGCTGCCGCGGCGCTGGCCGCGCTCACCCCGCGTGCCGAGCCGCTGCGCACCGGCCTGGCGCGGGAGCTGTCCCGGCTGGGCTCGGTGACCATCACGGCGAACGATCTGGACCCCGCCGCACTGCCGGACCATCTGCGGATGACCTTCGCCGCCTCCGACGCCTCGGGCGCCGTCGTCGCCCGGGGCAAGAGCCTCGCGCAGCTCAAAACCCAGCTGGCCGAGCAGGTTTCCGCCTCGGTCGCGCGGGCGACCGCCGGCGCCGAACGGGCGCCCGCCACCGTGTGGACCACCGAATCCCTCGGCCGCCTCGACGAGACGGTCCGCCGCGAGGCGGGCGGCCAGACCGTCACCGGCTATCCGGCGCTGGTGCCGGAGGGCGACGGCGTGGCCGTACGAGTGCTGAGTTCGCCTGCGGCACAGGCGAATGCGATGCGCGCGGGCACCAGGGCCCTGGTGCTGCACGCGATTCCCACCTCGGCGCGCACGGTCACCGCCGGTCTGCCGCCGACGGATCGCCTTGCGCTGAGCCAGAATCCGTACGGTTCGCTGGACGCGCTGGTCGAGGACTGCCGGGCCGCGGCGGCCGACGAGCTGATCGCCGCGGCGGGCGGGCCGGTGCGCGATCCGGAGCGGTTCGACGCGCTGGTCGCGCGGATCCGCCCCGAACTCACCTCGGCCGTGGCCGCCATCGTGCGCCTCGCGGTGCCGGTACTGGCCGCGGCACACCAGGTTTCGAGTGCGCTGACGCGGACCGCCGAACAGGACATAGCCGATGACGTGCGCCACCAGCTGGCGGATCTGGTGTTCCCCGGTTTCATCTCCGAATGGGGTACCGCACGCCTGCGCGAGCTGCCCCGCTACCTGCAGGCCGCGCTGATCCGGCTGGAGTCGCTGCCCGGTTCGGCGGTGCGCGACCGGCAGGGCATGGCCGAACTCGACCGGGTACTGGCCGCCTACGACCGGCTGGTCGCGAATCTGCCGGAGCCGCGCCGGAATTCGCCCGCGATCGGCGAGATCTGGTGGATGATCGAGGAATTCCGGGTGAGCCTGTTCGCGCAGCGGCTCGGCACGCCATATCCGGTGTCGGCCAAGCGAATCGAGCGGGCGATCGCCGCCGTCCGCTGA
- a CDS encoding pyridoxamine 5'-phosphate oxidase family protein encodes MAKMTKAEREAFLADLHVGVIAVERPDRAPLSVPIWYAYEPGGEVAIWTEIGSVKEKLISAAGRFSITAQVEQPPYRYVTAEGSVTGTEPATADTVRPIAIRYFGEQEGADFVEKNLGANSIIIRMRPERWLSTDYSKE; translated from the coding sequence ATGGCCAAGATGACCAAGGCGGAGCGCGAGGCGTTCCTGGCAGACCTCCATGTAGGCGTGATCGCCGTCGAGCGACCGGACCGGGCGCCGCTTTCGGTGCCGATCTGGTACGCGTACGAACCGGGTGGCGAGGTCGCCATCTGGACCGAAATCGGGTCGGTGAAGGAGAAGCTGATCAGCGCGGCGGGCCGCTTCTCGATCACCGCCCAGGTGGAACAGCCGCCGTACCGCTACGTCACCGCGGAGGGCTCCGTCACCGGCACCGAACCGGCCACCGCCGATACGGTGCGGCCGATCGCGATCCGCTACTTCGGCGAGCAAGAGGGCGCGGATTTCGTCGAGAAGAATCTCGGCGCCAATTCGATCATCATCCGGATGCGCCCGGAGCGGTGGCTGAGCACGGACTACTCGAAGGAGTGA
- a CDS encoding PadR family transcriptional regulator, with amino-acid sequence MARRADQRSPLALLVLALLAEAPMHPYLMQQLIRQRGKDTVVNVARSASVYQTIDRLERAGLITHHEHQRAPGKPERAAYRLTEDGQTALYGWLDSMLAEPGREYPEFPAALSVAMLRTPTDLLPLLETRAAALTAELDRLAAQPDYGLPRISMIEDEYRAAMVRAELAWTESIAAELRSGTLSWTMPEIIAAAEQSRKAASSE; translated from the coding sequence ATGGCCCGTCGCGCCGATCAGCGCTCACCGCTGGCGCTGCTGGTGTTGGCATTGCTGGCCGAGGCGCCGATGCACCCGTATCTGATGCAGCAGCTGATCAGGCAGCGCGGCAAGGACACGGTGGTGAACGTCGCGCGCAGTGCGAGCGTCTACCAGACCATCGACCGGCTGGAACGGGCCGGACTCATCACCCATCACGAGCACCAGCGCGCCCCGGGTAAGCCGGAGAGAGCCGCCTACCGTCTGACCGAGGACGGACAGACCGCGCTGTACGGATGGCTGGATTCGATGCTGGCCGAACCCGGTCGCGAATACCCGGAATTCCCCGCCGCGCTCAGCGTCGCGATGCTGCGCACCCCCACGGATCTGCTGCCGCTGCTGGAAACTCGCGCGGCCGCGCTCACCGCGGAACTCGATCGGCTGGCGGCACAACCCGATTACGGCCTGCCGCGCATCTCCATGATCGAGGACGAATACCGGGCCGCGATGGTCCGGGCCGAATTGGCGTGGACGGAATCGATTGCCGCCGAACTCCGTTCGGGGACGCTGAGCTGGACGATGCCGGAAATCATCGCGGCCGCCGAACAATCCAGGAAAGCCGCTTCGAGCGAGTGA
- the lexA gene encoding transcriptional repressor LexA, with the protein MSHTDDTGDESDVGADPSGTGAELTVRQRKVLEVIRTSVSERGYPPSIREIGDAVGLTSTSSVAHQLRALERKGYLRRDPNRPRAVDVRGLDEAVRAVTSLQTVGASIEEADAADPNRPVPTFVPVLGRIAAGGPILAEQAVEDVFPLPRELVGDGSLFLLKVVGQSMVDAAICDGDWVVVRQQNVADNGEIVAAMIDGEATVKTFKRTGKDVWLMPHNPLFEPIPGNDARILGKVVTVIRKI; encoded by the coding sequence GTGAGCCACACAGACGACACGGGTGATGAGAGCGACGTCGGCGCCGACCCGTCGGGGACCGGAGCGGAGCTCACCGTGCGTCAGCGCAAGGTGCTGGAGGTCATCCGGACCTCGGTCAGCGAGCGTGGGTACCCGCCGAGCATCCGGGAGATCGGCGATGCCGTCGGGTTGACCTCCACCTCCTCGGTGGCGCATCAGCTACGGGCACTGGAGCGCAAGGGCTATCTGCGCCGCGACCCGAACCGGCCGCGCGCGGTGGACGTCCGCGGGCTCGACGAGGCGGTCCGCGCGGTCACCAGCCTGCAGACGGTCGGCGCGAGTATCGAGGAGGCCGACGCCGCCGATCCGAACCGCCCGGTGCCGACCTTCGTCCCGGTGCTCGGCCGCATCGCCGCCGGTGGGCCGATCCTGGCCGAGCAGGCGGTGGAGGATGTCTTCCCACTGCCGCGTGAGCTGGTCGGCGACGGTTCGCTGTTCCTGCTGAAGGTCGTCGGCCAGTCGATGGTCGACGCGGCGATCTGCGACGGCGACTGGGTGGTGGTGCGTCAGCAGAACGTGGCCGACAACGGTGAGATCGTCGCGGCCATGATCGATGGCGAGGCGACGGTCAAGACGTTCAAGCGCACCGGCAAGGACGTCTGGCTGATGCCGCACAACCCGCTGTTCGAACCCATCCCGGGTAACGACGCCCGGATTCTCGGCAAGGTCGTCACGGTCATCCGCAAGATCTGA
- a CDS encoding alpha/beta hydrolase translates to MTDFVPDFELSGRLEQHAFSSALLRGNPLGDPHERPLWVYLPPGYDARETERYPVVYVIQGYSGRLPMWGYRHPFKSPFVELVDRMFAAEEAPQAIVVYVDAWTKYGGSQFVDSPGTGRYHSYLCEEIVPWVDRNYRTIADREYRAIQGKSSGGFGAMITPMLRPDLFANFATHAGDALYEYSYIMEFGKGVRRLREYDGDIWAFWRDFSERMARGGPLKDTDSLLAMLLGLSACYSAGEDGVPELPFDPVTGVLREIPWQRWLDWDPVRMVPKYAEAMRSMRAIWIDGGTRDEWFLDIGAQAFRDALRANGVADDIIHFEHFDDGHAGIDYRYAPALGWLTRRMPTKPPAAG, encoded by the coding sequence ATGACGGATTTCGTACCCGATTTCGAACTCTCCGGACGATTGGAGCAGCACGCCTTCTCCAGCGCGCTGCTGCGCGGCAACCCGCTCGGTGATCCGCACGAGCGCCCGCTGTGGGTGTATCTGCCGCCCGGCTACGACGCCCGGGAAACCGAGCGCTACCCGGTGGTCTATGTCATTCAGGGCTATTCCGGTCGACTGCCGATGTGGGGATATCGGCATCCCTTCAAGAGCCCCTTCGTGGAACTGGTCGACCGGATGTTCGCCGCCGAGGAGGCGCCGCAGGCGATCGTCGTCTACGTCGACGCGTGGACCAAATACGGTGGCAGCCAATTCGTGGATTCACCGGGTACCGGGCGCTACCACTCCTATCTGTGCGAGGAGATCGTGCCGTGGGTCGACCGCAATTATCGAACGATCGCGGATCGCGAATACCGTGCGATCCAGGGCAAATCCAGTGGCGGATTCGGCGCGATGATCACCCCGATGCTGCGCCCCGACCTGTTCGCGAATTTTGCCACGCACGCCGGCGACGCTCTCTACGAGTACTCGTACATCATGGAATTCGGGAAGGGTGTCCGGCGGCTGCGCGAGTACGACGGCGATATCTGGGCATTCTGGCGTGATTTCAGCGAGCGCATGGCCCGCGGCGGTCCGCTGAAGGACACCGACAGCCTGCTCGCCATGCTGCTCGGTCTCTCCGCTTGTTATTCCGCGGGTGAGGACGGTGTGCCGGAACTTCCGTTCGATCCGGTCACCGGTGTTCTCCGGGAGATCCCCTGGCAGCGTTGGCTCGACTGGGATCCCGTGCGCATGGTGCCGAAATACGCCGAGGCGATGCGCTCCATGCGCGCGATCTGGATCGACGGCGGCACCCGCGACGAGTGGTTCCTCGATATCGGCGCGCAGGCCTTCCGAGATGCCCTGCGCGCCAACGGCGTCGCCGACGACATCATCCACTTCGAACACTTCGACGACGGCCATGCGGGCATCGACTACCGCTACGCTCCCGCCCTCGGCTGGCTGACCCGGCGCATGCCCACGAAACCCCCTGCGGCTGGCTGA
- the nrdR gene encoding transcriptional regulator NrdR, translating into MHCPYCRHPDSRVVDSRETEEGTAIRRRRSCPQCGRRFTTVETAILSVVKRSGVTEPFSREKVIRGVRRACQGREVDDDALNLLAQQVEDAVRAKGSPEVPSHEVGLAILGPLRDLDEVAYLRFASVYRSFSSAEDFEREIQEMRQARAAATAAAK; encoded by the coding sequence ATGCATTGCCCGTACTGCCGTCACCCCGACTCCCGGGTGGTCGACTCGCGCGAGACCGAGGAAGGCACGGCCATCCGCAGGCGACGCTCCTGCCCGCAGTGTGGGCGGCGCTTCACCACGGTCGAGACCGCGATCCTCTCCGTGGTCAAGCGCAGTGGTGTCACCGAACCGTTCAGCCGCGAGAAGGTCATTCGCGGCGTGCGCCGCGCCTGCCAGGGGCGCGAGGTCGACGACGACGCGCTGAACCTGCTGGCCCAGCAGGTGGAGGATGCGGTGCGGGCCAAGGGTTCGCCGGAGGTGCCGAGCCACGAGGTCGGTTTGGCGATCCTCGGGCCGCTGCGCGATCTGGACGAGGTGGCCTATCTGCGCTTCGCCTCGGTCTACCGATCCTTCAGCTCGGCCGAGGATTTCGAACGTGAGATCCAGGAGATGCGCCAAGCCCGCGCCGCCGCGACCGCCGCCGCCAAGTAG
- a CDS encoding ArnT family glycosyltransferase — protein sequence MTATSAVPDATDAASNDETQTPGPPAPDAAGRAAATLPPARRWERLGLAALLLGTAAAYLWNITVNGMGNGFYAASAWSGSLNWKALLFGSLDPGNFITVDKPPVSQWVMGLSGQLFGFGSAGMLAPQALMAVAAVALMYGAVARVTLSRGAGLLAGAVLALTPVVAMMFRFNNPDAVMVLLMTAGAYCTIRALPRASLRWLMLAGVALGFAFLAKMLEGLMVLPAVALAYLIVAPTSLRNRLGHLLAAAAALMVSSGWYVLLTMLWPASSRPYLAGSTDNTFMDLVLGYNGFARYLGQNHRGGGNRMALPEGYEMPHFPGGRGGFGAFGGGTGPDKLFTGEIGFEISWLLPAALLAFALVLALRRRAPRTDVLRGAALVFGLWLLIDGVAFTEMKGGMHAYYTLAVAPAIAGMFAIGVHELWRRRADNFGRIGSAALILTGGIWGFVVLQRNADWLPWLRWTILVVAALAAAGLVLVSLPAAARLRARAVTVLAVAGILAALAGSTAYAVATLPQPHTGGSPSVGPARHRADSGPAAEMRRQMSIFMGDGGYDPKLVDLLRDTSTKWSAAVDRSSTAAGLELASRTPVIAIGGFTSDDPVPTLDQFQRMVRDHQVTYYLAQEVKLPDSWRVPTAGRPSPNAQPPADQGWWRPVGHKDIADWVSAHYTPTHIGNIAVYDLTVAPN from the coding sequence GTGACCGCAACCAGCGCCGTGCCCGATGCGACCGATGCCGCCTCGAACGACGAAACGCAGACCCCCGGTCCGCCCGCGCCCGACGCGGCCGGGAGGGCCGCGGCCACCCTGCCGCCCGCACGCCGCTGGGAACGTCTCGGTCTGGCCGCGCTGCTGCTCGGCACCGCGGCGGCCTACCTGTGGAATATCACCGTCAACGGAATGGGGAACGGCTTCTACGCCGCGTCCGCCTGGTCGGGCTCGCTGAACTGGAAGGCGCTGCTGTTCGGCTCGCTGGATCCCGGCAATTTCATCACCGTCGACAAGCCGCCGGTATCGCAGTGGGTGATGGGTCTGTCCGGGCAGCTGTTCGGGTTCGGCAGTGCCGGCATGCTCGCGCCGCAGGCGTTGATGGCGGTGGCCGCGGTGGCGCTGATGTACGGCGCGGTCGCCCGGGTCACCCTGAGCCGCGGCGCCGGACTGCTGGCCGGCGCCGTACTGGCGCTCACGCCGGTGGTGGCCATGATGTTCCGGTTCAACAATCCGGATGCGGTGATGGTGCTGCTGATGACCGCAGGCGCCTACTGCACCATCCGGGCGCTACCCCGGGCGAGCCTGCGCTGGCTGATGCTGGCCGGTGTCGCGCTCGGCTTCGCCTTCCTGGCCAAGATGCTGGAGGGCCTGATGGTGCTGCCCGCGGTGGCGCTGGCGTACCTGATCGTGGCGCCGACGTCGCTGCGTAATCGGTTGGGGCACTTGCTCGCCGCCGCTGCCGCGCTGATGGTGTCGTCGGGTTGGTATGTGCTGCTGACGATGCTGTGGCCCGCCTCGTCGCGCCCGTATCTGGCCGGATCCACCGACAACACCTTCATGGATCTCGTCTTGGGCTACAACGGTTTCGCCCGCTATCTCGGCCAGAACCACCGCGGCGGCGGTAACCGGATGGCGTTGCCCGAGGGCTACGAGATGCCGCATTTTCCGGGCGGCCGAGGCGGTTTCGGCGCCTTCGGCGGTGGTACGGGACCGGACAAACTCTTCACCGGTGAGATCGGCTTCGAGATCTCGTGGCTGCTGCCCGCGGCGCTGCTGGCCTTCGCGCTGGTGCTCGCGCTGCGCCGGCGGGCCCCGCGCACCGATGTATTGCGCGGCGCCGCACTGGTTTTCGGGTTGTGGCTGCTTATCGACGGGGTCGCCTTCACCGAGATGAAGGGCGGGATGCACGCCTACTACACGCTCGCCGTCGCACCGGCCATCGCGGGCATGTTCGCGATCGGGGTGCACGAGCTGTGGCGGCGGCGCGCCGATAACTTCGGCCGGATCGGTTCGGCGGCACTGATTCTCACCGGCGGCATATGGGGATTCGTTGTGCTGCAACGCAATGCGGATTGGCTGCCGTGGCTGCGCTGGACCATCCTCGTCGTCGCGGCGCTCGCCGCCGCCGGGCTGGTACTCGTCTCGCTGCCCGCGGCCGCGCGGTTGCGGGCCAGGGCGGTGACGGTGCTCGCGGTGGCGGGAATCCTTGCGGCATTGGCCGGTTCGACGGCGTACGCGGTGGCGACCCTGCCGCAGCCGCACACCGGCGGCAGCCCGTCGGTCGGCCCGGCCCGGCATCGGGCGGACTCCGGTCCGGCCGCCGAAATGCGCAGGCAGATGAGCATATTCATGGGCGACGGCGGTTACGATCCGAAGCTGGTGGACCTGTTGCGCGACACGTCGACGAAATGGTCCGCGGCGGTGGATCGTTCGTCCACCGCGGCGGGTCTCGAGCTGGCCAGCCGCACACCGGTCATCGCCATCGGCGGCTTCACCTCCGACGACCCGGTGCCGACACTGGACCAATTCCAGCGCATGGTCCGCGACCACCAGGTCACCTATTACCTCGCCCAGGAGGTCAAGCTCCCGGATTCCTGGCGGGTGCCGACCGCGGGCCGGCCTAGCCCGAACGCACAACCGCCCGCCGACCAGGGTTGGTGGCGTCCGGTGGGGCACAAGGACATCGCGGACTGGGTGAGCGCGCACTACACGCCGACCCACATCGGCAATATCGCCGTATACGACCTCACGGTGGCACCCAACTGA
- a CDS encoding septum formation family protein — MAEPHRPTEYSRRPAAPRSRAYGGIDGFAVAALIFGLLGGCLLAVPFAIVALARLGARGGRGRLLAIGGLVASAVWAVLVAVAIAAGWLRGPIAGRPVAAPLPSSVHGNAIASNDLRVGDCVDGVHIGHIDTVTVLSCTAPHDAEVIGDPELPDAPWPGADVVAEQAHQVCRAELDDILRTSPRVAGYSLITLSPDSEIGWLQSRRIVCAVHDPAGGKLTGPLPR, encoded by the coding sequence ATGGCCGAGCCGCACCGGCCCACCGAGTATTCGCGCAGACCAGCCGCGCCTCGGTCGCGCGCGTACGGCGGAATCGACGGGTTCGCCGTCGCCGCACTGATCTTCGGGTTGCTCGGTGGCTGCCTGCTGGCGGTTCCGTTCGCGATCGTCGCGCTGGCCCGACTCGGTGCCAGGGGTGGGCGCGGGCGTCTGCTCGCGATCGGCGGGCTGGTCGCCTCGGCGGTTTGGGCGGTGCTCGTCGCCGTCGCGATCGCCGCCGGCTGGCTGCGCGGGCCGATCGCGGGTCGGCCCGTCGCCGCCCCGCTGCCGAGTTCGGTGCACGGAAATGCGATCGCCAGCAACGATCTTCGCGTCGGCGACTGCGTCGACGGTGTGCATATCGGACATATCGACACGGTGACGGTGCTGTCCTGCACCGCCCCGCACGACGCCGAGGTGATCGGTGACCCGGAACTGCCCGACGCGCCCTGGCCCGGCGCCGACGTGGTGGCCGAGCAGGCCCATCAGGTCTGCCGCGCCGAACTCGACGACATCCTGCGCACCAGCCCGCGCGTCGCCGGATATTCGCTGATCACGCTGTCACCGGACAGCGAAATCGGCTGGCTGCAGAGCAGGCGCATCGTCTGCGCGGTACACGACCCGGCCGGTGGCAAGCTCACCGGCCCGCTGCCACGCTGA